GCAAACCCGTCTTCAAGCTCGTTAAGGAACGGATCGACGGGGGTATTTACATCATTCCTGGACGTAAACCGGTGGAGAACGTGCCCATCCGCCTGCGGCTGATTGTGAAAGGGGACCACTGGATCGCGCAGTATCGCCCGGCGGGAGAGAAAGAATTCCTCACCGCAGCCGAGGGGACCCTTCCCCAACCCAACAATGACGAGGTCAGCCTCCAGTGTTACCATGGGCCGGAAAAGGAAGAGCACTGGATGCGGTTTGAAGACTTCCGCATCGTGCGTTGGCCCCAATAGGGTTAAAACAGGAGAAAGTAAGTAAGCTGCTCCAGTCGGGTTTCGCAGAAAGGTCGCATAACCTGATCGCGTCGTACGGAATTGAATGGCCTCTCTATGCACGGAGAGGGGGTGAGCGAGAAAAATTTCTTGCTGGGCCGACTTGCAAAGGGCCGTCCGGCGTGTACACTATCAGCAGATTTTTCGTTTTGGCCGCGGAGCCATTGCCTGCCTGATTCGAGACGGAGCTGGACTGGCGATCACGGTTAGGATCGCAGGGACAGGACACCGTCACGGTCGTCGGTGCGAAATGGGGCTTCGGGTGAGAGGCACGAGGCTTCCCGCTCGGGCACGCAGAGGGCGATCTAACAGAAAAAGCAGTGTTGGCACATTGAACGGCCGCGGGGCACCGATGCGTCAGCCTGGAGCATCTGGGATGTGGTTCGCCGAGTCTTCCCCACGTAGGATATGCACCTTTGAACTAGGCTGACCGCGGTTTGTCCTCAGGGAAACACCAGGGTTTAGGCGGTAGCACGGCAAGCTCGTCTTCGTCCGTGCGCTGACCCTGCCGCCCAACCCGCTGAGTCGGCAGCTTTGAGTCACCCTTGAGGCGCCCCCGGCCGTCTTATTCTCATCGGCAAGCGCTGTCGCGTTTTTTCTCCCCCGGACTGGCGCGCTGCCCGGTGACAGTGAAACGGTCAATGTCGGTAGGGGCAATTCATGAATTGCCCCCTACCAGGGAGCAGCTTTCGTGATTGCGGCAAAACAACACTCACCGCCAAGGTGGTGAAGGCTAAAGCCTTCACCAAAAAGCGGCGATAAATCGCTGCACTCCATATGGAGCGCGGGACTTCAGTCCCCGGTGAAAGAGAATGGATGATCGAACGTTGCACGGCGGACCTGACAAGCAGATCGCTCCGGAAGAGGTTCCTTCGGCTCGGAGGGGCACGCTTGTCATGCCCGGTGAAACTTTTGGGAGACTGCGTGAACCTCAGCGCAATCGCTTGGGGCGAAGCTGCGCGGCGTTGCGCGAAAGTGTTATCGGCCGCGTTTCTCCTTGCGGCGCCGCTTAAGTTCTTTTTCGCGGAGTTTGCGGAGCTTGGCCTTCTCTTCGGGACGGAGCCGCTTCCCCGTACTGCCTTTCACGCCGCGGAAGATGACGCCGGGGTCTTTCGCTGCCTGGGTCATGAGTTGGTACATCATCTGCATTCGACCGCGGAGCCCCTGGCTGGCCATTTCCCGCATGATCTGTGAGATCGGCTCAAACAGGCGCACGAGCTCGGCGACCTCCTGGGGTTTGACACCCGCCCCAGCAGCGATGCGGCGACGGCGGCTGAGATCGATGATCTCCGGCTTGCGTCGCTCTTCGGGAGTCATGGAGTCGATAATACCGCAGAGTCGGCGGAAAGCGCGGTCCGTGTCCACCTCATCGCCCATGTCTTGGAGCAACTGGGACATGCCCGGCACGAGCTGAATCACCTGGTTGAGTGGCCCCAGTCGGGTGGTTTGCTCCAACAGGCGACGAAAATCTTCGAGAGTGAATTCCCCTTTTTGCAGCCGTTCCTGCTGCCGGAGGGCTTCTTCCTGATCGATTTTCTGCCGGGCCTGTTCGATGAGCGTCATCAAATCGCCCTGGCCGAGGATTCGGCTGGCAATCCGTTCGGGATGGAACTCCTCGAGGGCGTCGGTCCCTTCGCCTGTTCCGATGAATTTGATTGGGACCCCGGTGACGTATTTCACAGAAAGGGCGGCGCCACCTCGCGCGTCGCCATCCAGTTTGGTGAGGATGACACCGTTGAGCGTGAGGGCTTCGTGGAACGCCCGGGCGCTGTTCACGGCGTCCTGGCCCGTCATGGCGTCCACAACCAGATAGACCTGGTCCGGCTGGATGAGGCGGTCGATGGCAGCCAGTTGATTCATGAGGGCCTGATCCACGTGCAGTCGGCCGGCGGTATCCAGAATGGCCACGTTTGCTCCGAGGGCGGGCATCTGTCGGAGGGCGTTGCGGCAGACCACGAGAGGATCGGTGGCGCCTTTTTCGACGTACACCGGCGCACCGATTTTTTCGCCAAGAATCTGAAGTTGTTCGATAGCGGCGGGGCGCTGGAGGTCGGCCGCCACCAGCATCGGTTTGTAACCCCGTTGCTGGAGGTAACGTCCCAGCTTGGCCGCCGTGGTCGTCTTCCCAGATCCCTGAAGACCGCACAACATAATCGTGGACCCCGAGGGCTTGAGATGAAGGTCGTGGTCCACGGGGCCCATCAGGGCAACAAGCTGTTCATAAACAATGGTGAGGAGTTGCTGGGTGGGACGCAGGGACCGCATGACCCGCTCGCCCAGGGCCTCCTGCGAAACTTTTTCGATGAAGGCCTTGACGACCGGCAGGCTCACGTCGGCTTCGAGAAGGGCCTGCTGAACAAGGCGCAGCCCTTCCCGCATGTTGGACTCCGTGAGCTTGCCCTGACCGGCCAGGGTGCGGATCGCTTCGTACAGACCAGCCTGGAGTTTTTCAAACATAAACCCGAATCCTCACCAGTGTGCCCCTCAAAAAACAGATGGAGAAAACCCTGCTCGAGTGATGCGGCCCGACGGGGTGAAAGCGGTCGATCGCCCTTCAGGTCTAGGGGATTCCTTCGCTGCGCGACACGACCACCCCGGGTGCCCCGGTTTGGGATGGTCCCACCGCGTCAACCGCGCACATTCTCAGTTTAAGCTCATCATACTCGGGGCAGGGCCAGGCTGACAATTGGCAAAATGGCTGTCACGCGTGACTTTCATCGGAACCTTTGAATCCGCCACTTTTACATGCTGGATTCTCCCCGTTGTGCGAGAGCGAACCAAATTGGGATTGTCCAAGGTTGGATCGCGGACCTGACAGAGAAATTGGAGGGGCCCGCCTGTCGTGCCCGCTAACCGTAAGTTCAGTCGAAGATCAGTGGGGGTGATTTGTGAATTGCCCCCGACATGAATCCAAACGAATAGCATTGTGCCGCGCGAGTCGCCGTGAAGTGGCGGAGTTGGCAAGCAGGTCCCTGCGGAGCGGGGAGTGGCGATTCATGAATCGCCAATGGATCGCAGGGTGATACGGCCTTTTTTGCCTGCTCTGATGGGACCATCACGAATGGTCCCTACTGACAGGGTATCGACTGGGGGCGCAATCAGAGATTCTCGCCCGACAACGCTTGATTAGGCCTGTATTCCAGCGTAAGATAATGGCAGGGTAAATGAGAATTAATCTCAACAACTAGACTTTATTGAGACATTAACGGTAATGGGGTGCTGAATTGCTGGAATGATTGCGGCGGGCTTGATTTGAGTCGGATATCGGCGTTTGCCGTGTTGCGGAACCGCAATTTTTAAGCCGTCTCCCGTGGCAACAAGTGAATCACGAGGCCGCCATGATTGGATTTGCGTGGAGGAGAGGAAAATTTTGGGGGGATGTTGCCCAGGCTGGTGAGACATTGCTGGCTGACTTGCAGGCCGGGCAGTCCGCGCGCATTACAGCCTTGGACGGGCCTCCGGAGGTAGTTCATCGCTTGCAGGAGTTGGGGCTTCGGCCGGGGACGGTGGTGCGTGTTTTTCGGCCGGGAAATCCGTGTATCGTGTGGCTGGGAGGGAGTAAGCTGGGCGTTCGCATGGACGACGACGTGCGAATCCTCGTGGAAGCATTGCCGGGACATCACGGGCATCCTCACCGGCATCGCCACGGGTGGGGATCGGATCCATCCTCGCAGATGGAATCGGTTGCAACGGCTCCGAAGGCAACTCCCGAGAATTCTTCGGCCGGCACGGCCGGAGAATCGCAGACGCGCTGACCTTCCGACCCGATGCCGGCGGGAAGCCGCGGCATGCCTGTCTCTCCATGGGTGTAGCGTGTTTGCGATTTGATGCCCGTGGCGAAAAAATCTAACCGAGAAATCCCTGCGAAGTCTGCTCGAGGCCGGTTGGCCTGCCATGACACGCGTGACCGCACCCAAAAAGTGTGTTTCGGTTGCCCTGGTCGGGAATCCCAACACGGGAAAATCCACGCTTTTCAGCGCGCTGGTTGGGGTGTACCAACGGGTGGGGAACTATCCCGGCGTGACGGTGGAAAAGCGGACTGGCCGATTCGAGTTCCAAAATCAAACATTCGAGGTTATCGATCTTCCCGGCCTCTACAGTCTTTCTCCCCGCTCTCGGGATGAATTGGTGGCGGTCAATGTGTTGCTTGGCCGAGAGCCGGGCGTGGAGCCCGTCGACGTAATTGTCTGCGTGGTGGATGCCTCCAATCTGGAGCGCAATCTTTACCTGGTAAGCCAGCTTTTGGAGTTGGGGTTGCCCATGGTGGTGGCCCTGACGATGGTCGACGTAGCGGAACGCCAGGGCATTCAGATCGACGTGGAGGAGTTGAGCCGCCGCCTTGGTGTGCCGGTGGTTCCTGTTCAAGCTCATCGCGGAATCGGCGTGGGACGGGTTCGGCAGGTCCTTCACGGATTGATTGAGAAGGGAATACCGCCGTCTCCGCGGTCACCGCTTCCCCGGGAAGTCCAGTTGGAGATTGAACGGATCTTCGAAGATTTGGAGAGTCGTGGCCTGCTTGCCCGAATTTTCGAGCCAGCCAGTGAAGACAGTCGGGCGTCACACTCTCATCGCAGTCCCGCCATTCTCCGGTTCTGGCTGGAGCGGCTCCTTTTGGACGCGGGCGGATTTCTCCGTCAGAATGTCTTGGATGGCAAGCATCCGGATGTGCTGAAACTTTTGGTTGAATCGCAGCAGCGGTTGGAACAGGCGGGCTTCGCCGTTCCGGAAGACGAGACGCATTTCCGCTATGAATGGGTCCGTCAATTGCTTGAGGGAGTCGTCAAAGCACCGGAGCAGCCCCGCATAACGTTGACGGACCGCCTGGACGCCGTGCTCACCCATCGTGTTTGGGGGCTGATGATTTTTGCCGCCGTCATGCTGCTCATGTTCCAGGCGGTGTTTCGGCTGGCAGAGCCGTTCAATCGGGTCATTGATTTCGGGGTGCAAAGCTGCGCTGCTCTGGTAAGATCGCAGCTCCAGCCGGGGGCTTTCCGGGATCTGCTGGTGGACGGGGTCATCAGTGGGGTGGGAGCGGTGCTCACCTTCATCCCTCAAATTGCGATCCTGTTTATCTTTATTGCCATCCTGGAGGATTGCGGTTACGTGGCGCGGGCGGCGGTACTCATGGACCGTTTCATGTCCCGCATCGGCCTGAGCGGCAAATCGTTCATCCCAATGCTTTCCAGCTTTGCATGTGCGGTGCCCGGCATCATGGCCACGCGGACCATCGATAACGAGCGCGACCGCCTGACGACGATTCTCGTCACGCCGCTTTTGACGTGTTCTGCTCGATTGCCGGTGTATGCCCTGTTGATAGCCGTCTTTATTCCGGATTATCGATATCTGGGTGGTGTCGTGGGTTTGCAGGGGCTGGTTCTGGCGAGCCTGTACGTGCTGGGGGTGGCGACTGCGGTGACAGTGGCTCTGCTCCTTAAGCGAACAATCTTCCGCGGTCGGTCGCCCACCTTCGTGATCGAACTTCCCAGCTATAAATGGCCGTCTCCGCGGACGGTTATTTTGCGGGTATGGGAGCGGGTGGTCGTCTTCCTGCGCAATGCCGGGACGATCATCGCGGCGATTTCGGTGCTGGTTTGGGCAGCGCTGTATTACCCGCATGATTCCGCAAGTATCGATAGGAATCTGCTCAACCGCCAGGCTGAATTGCGGGTCTTGATCGAGACGCTTCCCCCGGAATCACCACAACGTGAGGCCTGGGAGAAGGAACTCGATCAAGTCGGTGCGGAAATCGCGGCAGCCTACCAGCGCAATAGCATCCTGGGACGAATGGGACGGGCGATTGAGCCGATCTTCCGTCCGTTGGGTTGGGACTGGCGAATTGGGACGGCGGTTCTGGCCTCGTTTCCCGCCAGGGAAGTGGTGGTTGCGACTTTGGGGGTGATGTTTAATTTGGGAGATATTTCCTCGGACGATGTCACGTCCAGCCAGGAACTCCATGCTCGGCTGCGCTCCGCTACTCGGGAGGGAAGCAATGAGCCGGTATTCAATATCCCTGTGGCCCTGTCCCTGATGGTCTTTTACGCTTTGTGTGCCCAGTGTGCTGCCACTTTGGCGGTTATCCGCCGGGAAACGAATAGCTGGCGCTGGCCGGTTTTCACATTTGCCTACATGACCACGCTGGCCTATCTCGGAGCACTTGTCACATATCAATTGGCCAGTAGAATTTTAACAGGTGGAGCCTGACAAATTTGCGGCATCCTCCTTTGCGGTGGAGGTCCCGAATTGTGAGCGAGTTGGGTACTCATCTGAACATCATGTGGCAGGACGTGGCGGCCTGGCTGACGGTCGTCGTGGCGGCTGTGTATGTCATTTGGTATTTCCGCCGCGGCGAAGGTGGCCATTCAGTGGGGTGCAGCGGTTGCAGCCACTGCCCGATGCTGAGCGAGATCCAGCGCTGAGCGCGCTGAAGCGAGCTTGTCTTCGATGCCAGCGAAGCCTCTTTGGTTGCTTCTCCCATTCGGAGGGACCCGCCTGTCTCCGTTTTTCGACGTTGGATCATCTATTCCCTTGCACCGGGCACGACAAGCGTGCCCCTCCGTTCCGAAGGAACGTCATTCGGAGGGACCTGCTTGTCAGGTCCGGTTCCCAAGCTTGGATCATCCGCTTGACCAATCAAGCCCCGACGGCTCAGTTCGGTTGCGGGTTAAACGGTAGGGGCAATTCATGAATTGCCCCTACGATCTCGGAGGGACCTTTTCCGGAGGGACCCGCTTGTCGGGTCCGTTTTTCGACGTTGGATCATCCATTTCCTTGCCTCGGGCACGACAAGCGTGTTCCTCCGACCTTTCGGAGGAACCTGCCTGTCGCGTCCGCCTGGTGCGAGAGCCGGCTGGCGGATGTGTGATCTGTACGGAATTTGCGGAGGCGGCGAGCCTTTCCTTTTCGCGGAACAAGGCCAATGAAGCAGCATGGGCAGGCAGGATGTTCTAAACTCTTTTGGATCGCCTTCCCGCACGGGGGAGGGACACAAACCAACCAGCGGAACTGGCCCGAGGTCTGCCTGAAGCCGAATGCATCCTCCGTGGGAAAAAACTTTTGATTGGCTGGGAACGACTGGAAACCGCGCGGCGGTTGAGCTCCTCCTTCGCGCACTGAAGTCCGAAACCCTGGGGATCCGCCGGGCGGCTCTGCTGGCCCTGATGCGCAGGCCCGAGAAAGACGCCCACCTCGTGGTGCTCCAGGAGATCGACCGCACCGACGACGGCTGGCGGGATTGTTTCAAGACGCTTCCCAGCGCTTTCCAGGAATTCCTCCGCGACCAACTGGTTCACGGAGATCCCAATCGGCGGCGAGAAGTCTGCCAGTTTCTCGTGGATACAGATCAATTTGACTTCGTCCCGCTACTCGCTCATCTGCTCGAAAACCGCAAGGTGGAGCCACGGGATGCACTTGCCAGCACACTTCACGCCCTGTGCCGCAAACTGGGGACGCTGGTGGAAACCTCGCCGGCGGGGAATGAAGCAACGCACATCATGCGGACCGCCGAGCAGGTTCGTCGGGCTCTCAATATTGCGGCGGATCGCTATGCCAAGCATGAAGCCCCCGAAATCCTGGAGAGTTTGCTCTTGCTTTCGACGGGCTATTCTCGCCTGTTTTTGGAAATCATTCGGCAGCCGGGCCATGCCGCGCGGGGTGTGTTACTGCATCTGCTGACGACCGACACGTCCTCGGCAACGCTGAAAGTGCTGTGCGATTTTCTCAACCAGCCGGACGCCCCCCAGGAAGTATTGCGGATTATTTCGCGGCGGGCAGATCTGCCGTTCCTCCGCCATTGGCTCCACACGGTAAGCAGACCTTTGCCCGCCACAGTTCGACGGCACCTGAAGTCTTTGCGGTCTTTGAAGTTGCTGGAAAACCTGGAGGGCTTGCTGCCAATTCTTGACGAAACGGAGCAGAGTGCGCTGGTGGAAATAGTCGTCCATTCTGGAGTGTCGCGACAGGAGGCCCTTCGCGTTGTTGGCAA
This is a stretch of genomic DNA from Thermogutta terrifontis. It encodes these proteins:
- the ffh gene encoding signal recognition particle protein, which codes for MFEKLQAGLYEAIRTLAGQGKLTESNMREGLRLVQQALLEADVSLPVVKAFIEKVSQEALGERVMRSLRPTQQLLTIVYEQLVALMGPVDHDLHLKPSGSTIMLCGLQGSGKTTTAAKLGRYLQQRGYKPMLVAADLQRPAAIEQLQILGEKIGAPVYVEKGATDPLVVCRNALRQMPALGANVAILDTAGRLHVDQALMNQLAAIDRLIQPDQVYLVVDAMTGQDAVNSARAFHEALTLNGVILTKLDGDARGGAALSVKYVTGVPIKFIGTGEGTDALEEFHPERIASRILGQGDLMTLIEQARQKIDQEEALRQQERLQKGEFTLEDFRRLLEQTTRLGPLNQVIQLVPGMSQLLQDMGDEVDTDRAFRRLCGIIDSMTPEERRKPEIIDLSRRRRIAAGAGVKPQEVAELVRLFEPISQIMREMASQGLRGRMQMMYQLMTQAAKDPGVIFRGVKGSTGKRLRPEEKAKLRKLREKELKRRRKEKRGR
- a CDS encoding FeoA family protein, with translation MIGFAWRRGKFWGDVAQAGETLLADLQAGQSARITALDGPPEVVHRLQELGLRPGTVVRVFRPGNPCIVWLGGSKLGVRMDDDVRILVEALPGHHGHPHRHRHGWGSDPSSQMESVATAPKATPENSSAGTAGESQTR
- the feoB gene encoding ferrous iron transport protein B, yielding MTRVTAPKKCVSVALVGNPNTGKSTLFSALVGVYQRVGNYPGVTVEKRTGRFEFQNQTFEVIDLPGLYSLSPRSRDELVAVNVLLGREPGVEPVDVIVCVVDASNLERNLYLVSQLLELGLPMVVALTMVDVAERQGIQIDVEELSRRLGVPVVPVQAHRGIGVGRVRQVLHGLIEKGIPPSPRSPLPREVQLEIERIFEDLESRGLLARIFEPASEDSRASHSHRSPAILRFWLERLLLDAGGFLRQNVLDGKHPDVLKLLVESQQRLEQAGFAVPEDETHFRYEWVRQLLEGVVKAPEQPRITLTDRLDAVLTHRVWGLMIFAAVMLLMFQAVFRLAEPFNRVIDFGVQSCAALVRSQLQPGAFRDLLVDGVISGVGAVLTFIPQIAILFIFIAILEDCGYVARAAVLMDRFMSRIGLSGKSFIPMLSSFACAVPGIMATRTIDNERDRLTTILVTPLLTCSARLPVYALLIAVFIPDYRYLGGVVGLQGLVLASLYVLGVATAVTVALLLKRTIFRGRSPTFVIELPSYKWPSPRTVILRVWERVVVFLRNAGTIIAAISVLVWAALYYPHDSASIDRNLLNRQAELRVLIETLPPESPQREAWEKELDQVGAEIAAAYQRNSILGRMGRAIEPIFRPLGWDWRIGTAVLASFPAREVVVATLGVMFNLGDISSDDVTSSQELHARLRSATREGSNEPVFNIPVALSLMVFYALCAQCAATLAVIRRETNSWRWPVFTFAYMTTLAYLGALVTYQLASRILTGGA
- a CDS encoding HEAT repeat domain-containing protein; translation: MHPPWEKTFDWLGTTGNRAAVELLLRALKSETLGIRRAALLALMRRPEKDAHLVVLQEIDRTDDGWRDCFKTLPSAFQEFLRDQLVHGDPNRRREVCQFLVDTDQFDFVPLLAHLLENRKVEPRDALASTLHALCRKLGTLVETSPAGNEATHIMRTAEQVRRALNIAADRYAKHEAPEILESLLLLSTGYSRLFLEIIRQPGHAARGVLLHLLTTDTSSATLKVLCDFLNQPDAPQEVLRIISRRADLPFLRHWLHTVSRPLPATVRRHLKSLRSLKLLENLEGLLPILDETEQSALVEIVVHSGVSRQEALRVVGKVLTEGLPGARRAAAEALADFHGAEANELALRAMSDPDPLVQAAILPQLRQRGVVGALPHIIRLLESPHPAVRKAARKCLREFSFSRFLQVWDLLPADIRQNTGMLVKRVDGRTSLLLRAELLSPFRLRRLRALSVAQELNLVPRVESAIIPLLKDEDHAVRAEAAAALAQSDSVWSYQALVDALEDPNAVVRAIAQRSLELRRQRQESAERSAKETEKPSPSQPTATAPSSMDAARVAPENAPSP